TAATTCACTGCGGATTCAGAAATGGAGGGACGCAAAGGAGGGCGGGGCATCCAAGGCAAGCGTGAATCATTTTGACTCTAACAATTCCTAAAAAAGCCTAAACACCATGAGTCAAAATGATTTTTTGCGTTGGTGCCTTTTCTTTTGCTTCGTTTTCTTTAGGCAAGCAAAGAAAATGAAGGGTAAGTGGCCAATCAACTAGATTGAGGTATATAAGGTATCAGATCACAACTTCTCCATCCATCCTTAATGCAATCTCCCCACAGAAATTCTGCTTGACCCTTAGTGACCTCCGCAGGATTACTTTCCGAGATCCTGTAATCGTTCCGAATTCCGATAGCAAAACCATTGAATCTGCGATTCAAGTGGATTTTGTATTTCAAAGGCTCCCTTGAATAAATTCAAATCGCCTCTGAAACACAAAAACCTGTCGCATGCGCGACAGGTTTTGCTCTCTTAGTGACCTCCGCAGGATTCAAACCTGCAACCTCCTGAGCCGTAATCAGGTGCTCTATTCAGTTGAGCTAGGAAGCCATATTTTAATTGCCGTAATCAGGTGCTCCCTGCCTGCTGGCAAGGCAGGTATTCTCCCGATAGCTATCGGGAGAGCTAGGAAGCCATTTTCGATTTTAACACTTTTTATAACAACGATCTCTGTGAAATCATTCCTCTAAAAGTATCTTCGTCCGATCAACAACACAAAACCCCGCAGAGATTCATGTATTTTTTCGTCCGAATCAAATCGAGCACAAAGTTAATAATTTGTGGTATAAATCATCGTTAATCCTGTAGGTTTTAAAATAGATTCTATCTTTGCGCGAAATTAAAAATGAATATGAAGCGAATTTGCGGAGTTGCCTTTCTACTGACACTTACTTTCACAGCGTTTTCACAGGACAATTCACGACCAAAGCAGCCTGACCTTCCCGGCGATCTGATGCTGGACTATGGGTTCAACTTTTGGACACAAAAACCTGATGCATTGCCCACCCGCATGTGGAGCTCCAATTCATTTGGCATCTATTATAACTCTCGGGTTCGTTTCAACGACTACATTTCTTTTTACCCAAGTGTAGGGTTTACGTTCGAAAAGTACGGTTTTGATGACAATCAAACCTGGCTGCGGGATTCAAATGGCGATATATCTCTGGACTCTATTGGTGGTGTCACGCTTACCAAGAATAAGCTGGTGGCCAACTATTTTGAAGTGCCGGTGGAATTCAGGATTCACCCACTGGGTACGGTAGGCGGCGAGGGCTGGTTTATCGGCCTTGGAGCCATCGGTGGCATTCGTGTGGGCTCTCCACATACCAAGATCAAGTATAATGAGGGGGATAATTCGATTAAGGAAAAACTCTACGACGACTTCAACGTCAATAGGTTCAGATATGGTCTTCAGGCAAGATTTGGTTTCAAGACCTTTCATGTGTACTACAAGACCTATCTCAATAACGTTTTTACCAGTTCTCCTGACGGCACCAAAAACCCTCAGACCTACACCCTCGGGGTGACCTTCAGCGGTTTCTAACCAAAGAAGAAAAGTGCTGCAAAACAGAAAACAAAACCAAAAATAGCCCCGGTCCAGCTTTCACCAGGCGTGTGCCTGTTGAGGTAGAGGCGTGAAGTAGTGGTAAGGCCGGCGATCAGAAAGAGGCCGGCCAGCGGCATGATGAGGTCTGTGGAGAGGTACTTCATGCTGAATGCCGAGAACAGCCCGGCTACCCCCCAAACAGCTGCGGAATGCACACTAATCTTGAACCTGAGGCTAATCAGAAAAATGGCGAAAATCATGGCCGTCACGGCGATCATAATCACCAGGAGGGTGATCGGGAGCCTCATTTTGGTGTAAAACATATAAGTGGTCACCCCATAAAATGCCCCGATAGAGAGGAAAGGGAGCGACCTTTCTTCCAGTTTAGTGATTTCCAGGTTAGAAACCTTTTTAGTGAGCTTGAGAAAAAGAATACTCATGGCAGGAACCACGCTGGTAGTCATGAATATGGCACCGATGAAATAAGGCACCGACTGCAGGGGTATAGGACTGTAGATTTCT
This Marinoscillum sp. 108 DNA region includes the following protein-coding sequences:
- a CDS encoding outer membrane beta-barrel protein translates to MKRICGVAFLLTLTFTAFSQDNSRPKQPDLPGDLMLDYGFNFWTQKPDALPTRMWSSNSFGIYYNSRVRFNDYISFYPSVGFTFEKYGFDDNQTWLRDSNGDISLDSIGGVTLTKNKLVANYFEVPVEFRIHPLGTVGGEGWFIGLGAIGGIRVGSPHTKIKYNEGDNSIKEKLYDDFNVNRFRYGLQARFGFKTFHVYYKTYLNNVFTSSPDGTKNPQTYTLGVTFSGF